A portion of the Haemorhous mexicanus isolate bHaeMex1 chromosome 3, bHaeMex1.pri, whole genome shotgun sequence genome contains these proteins:
- the LCA5 gene encoding lebercilin, with product MGERVRSPDSEQERKSDEDKNSDSYYSDEGNASRSSSQSPALSSPSTNQEKRHHKTQTSNSLLHYQATKKLDSKYAPSKRGTRWGFRSQSLTRDSPAKDIDLVTKRVLSARLLKINELRNELTELHIKLDELQKENRALKRLQYRQEKALNKFEDTENEISQLLTRHSNEIRILREHLRKSQEKERATERRLKDTEDELYRKKTVLQKLKKLSADKHLAERDDLAKKLALAESKLEDREKRIKDLERNLELSSSSFQRELHSKKKKLYEAQEENRVLQEELNQLNQKLKEKERELEAKNIYANRMLKSSPRKDTDIVQRKRASNQNIKKGPQLTKSVQTSGCFSPAELLPESELVCGDTANKKEGILPKIEKETQDKAWKEQAEFLRQEQDREREEKLKHFQEIQSLEERDPKLPDEWQRKEYDKKESNFLLDKEEKIKMETEIHKPEVEREGTETLEERRKREFLLAKMQEIDREIQNTTNTKPTSQAPLVNTARKSDSLEKKEKTNPFFEIPGKVTNGFPVKDSQDDGTRAQGQKQRNVRTVDFSSELAFGSYVPSFGKGSGRPSWLTQKSDKLEENAKENADFNSKKEKKSNLMEQLFGSSASTILLSKNNNTPPLDIDWDSSNKPFVDKNSKVKEDNGLFGEGRSLNRHRLQYNTNKLGVNTLGSLEDEVEEVVLQ from the exons ATGGGAGAAAGAGTAAGGAGCCCAGATTCTGAACAGGAGAGGAAATCAGATGAGGATAAAAATAGTGACTCCTATTACTCAGATGAAGGTAATGCATCTCGTTCATCCAGCCAGTCGCCAGCACTAAGCTCTCCATCtacaaaccaagaaaaaagaCATCACAAAACACAGACTTCAAACAGCCTGTTGCACTACCAAG ccACAAAGAAATTGGATTCCAAATATGCACCAAGCAAAAGAGGAACACGGTGGGGTTTCCGTTCTCAGAGCCTCACTAGGGATTCTCCTGCAAAAGATATAGATCTTGTTACAAAAAGAGTTCTTTCTGCTAGGCTGCTGAAAATCAATGAGCTCCGAAATGAACTGACTGAACTCCACATCAAACTGGAtgagctgcagaaggaaaacagggCACTGAAGAGGCTTCAGTACAGGCAGGAGAAAGCCTTGAATAAGTTTGAAGATACAGAAAACGAAATCTCTCAGCTCCTTACTCGGCACAGCAATGAGATTAGAATATTAAGGGAGCACCTACGAAAATCTCAGGAGAAAGAACGTGCAACTGAGAGACGGCTGAAAGATACGGAAGATGAActgtacaggaaaaaaactgtcTTGCAGAAACTGAAAAAGCTGTCTGCAGATAAGCACCTTGCTGAAAGAGATGACCTGGCAAAGAAACTAGCCTTAGCAGAGAGCAAGCTGGaggacagagaaaaaagaattaag GATCTGGAAAGAAATCTTGAATTAAGTAGTAGCAGTTTTCAACGAGAGTtacattcaaagaaaaaaaagttgtacGAGGCTCAGGAAGAAAACAGAGTTCTCCAAGAAGAGCTTAATCAGCTAAATCAGAAGCTTAAg gaaaaagaaagagaacttgaagcaaaaaatatatatgctaATCGTATGTTGAAGTCATCACCTAGAAAAGACACGGATATTGTACAAAGAAAAAGGG CCAGCaaccaaaatataaaaaagggACCACAGCTCACAAAAAGTGTACAGACCAGTGGATGCTTCTCACCAGCAGAACTTCTTCCAGAATCAGAACTTGTCTGTGGTGACACAGCAAACAAGAAAGAGGGAATTCTTCCTAAAATA gaaaaagaaactcaAGACAAAGCATGGAAAGAACAAGCAGAATTCCTAAGACAAGAACAagacagggagagggaagagaaacTGAAACATTTTCAGGAAATACAGTCCTTAGAGGAGAGGGATCCAAAACTTCCTGACG AGTGGCAAAGGAAAGAATAtgacaaaaaagaaagcaactTTTTATTGgataaagaagagaaaataaagatggaGACAGAAATTCACAAACCTGAAGTAGAGAGAGAAGGCACTGAAACGCTGGAAGAGCGGCGAAAAAGAGAGTTCCTGCTTGCTAAAATGCAAGAAATTGATAGAGAAATTCAAAAtacaacaaacacaaaaccaactTCCCAAGCACCACTCGTAAATACAGCAAGAAAATCTGATTCcctggagaaaaaagagaaaacgAATCCATTCTTTGAGATTCCCGGAAAGGTTACTAATGGATTTCCTGTAAAGGACAGCCAGGATGATGGGACAAGAGCACAAGGGCAGAAGCAACGAAACGTAAGGACTGTAGATTTTAGTAGTGAGTTAGCATTTGGTAGTTATGTCCCTTCCTTTGGGAAGGGATCAGGAAGACCAAGTTGGCTCACTCAGAAAAGCGACAAATTAGAAGAAAATGCTaaggaaaatgcagatttcaatagtaagaaagaaaagaagtccAATTTAATGGAGCAACTTTTTggaagcagtgccagcaccattcttctttctaaaaataacaaTACACCACCTTTGGACATAGATTGGGACTCTAGTAATAAGCCTTTTGTTGATAAAAACAGTAAAGTCAAAGAAGACAATGGGCTTTTTGGTGAAGGAAGAAGCCTAAACAGACACCGTCTGCAGTACAATACAAACAAGCTAGGAGTTAATACCCTTGGTTCTTTAGAAGATGAAGTTGAAGAAGTAGTCTTACAGTGA